From the Candida dubliniensis CD36 chromosome 2, complete sequence genome, the window taaaaaaaaaaaaaaaagaaagttcTATAAGGTGACgagaattaataaataaataaataaataaatgaaaaattatagCAAGTATTCTGGAATagtttgtattttttttttttttgtgttgAGGGGGGAGGGAGTTAACTGATTAGGGGTAAATTATTAACTTGTTGGGAAACCCACACACCAACAGAATTGAGCAGTGTTGagaaatgataataatgccttactaaacaaaaaaaatagttgATCGTATAAGTGAGTTTATAAGATTGCTTCAACGTTGTTAGTTGTTTTGAACACGGATGGTTCGGGCCAAATAAGTGTAGTTGGTTGGATAACTAATTAGAGTTGAAAAAGAGAGCCATTCcaattgttcttttttttttttcggaGTTGAAGTATTtagtttatatttataatggAAAACGTTggtaaaattttttttttcatttcatcaTGCGAATGCGGAATTGATTAAAACAGCAGGTGTAGTAGACAAGTCGATTACACAAACAAATGCATAAGCACGGGCAAGTCCACAAAGATCTGAACTAGGCCATATGTAAAGAGGGGTAAGctctgttgttgttgggttagtaaaaaaattttcaaccCAGTCATTTGAAAACTCCGAGATACACTTGGagttttgaatattttagTAGACGAAACGGAAAATCATTTTTGAGTCACCATTACGGAAAAACTCTTGTTCCCCTCTTCTAAACATTTACATGAAGTTTtgtaaaaaattttgtacaaaaaaatttactaTTGCATCTGTAAGTTAACTCTACTATTCATTGATCCTATATAATATACGCTATTCCCGATTTATGCCAACATATACGATCTGTCACAATCATCTTACACATTGTCATCGTGATACACAAATTTAGAATTTTTTGGGTTTGCTGGAGCGTGTTTAATATACGAGGTATCGTCAGGCGGTCTTTCCCGTTTGTCGTTTGTGCTTAACATGCTTTGAATGCTCAATAATATCGACTCTATAGAACATGCTGGTGTCCAATCATCTCCTAATAGATTAAGACAAATGTGGCCGtttgaatatatatgtgGATGAATGGGTATAACCGAGCGAGGTATAATTTCAATcgaatcatcatcaatgataattattgagtcgtcgtcgtcatcTTCCTCATGGATAATAAACTTGACTTGTGGAGAGTCGACGGGGTAGTTTTCagttatttttattgaaagatGGTACTGCTCGTCGTCTGGATATAACACGTTATTTCCCACTTTGATCTGGAATATAAACTCAGTTagattatcatcattagtGACGAGCTTTATTCCTGGTAGTTTATTCAAACATATTTGCTGATATTCTTTTAGTAATCGTTTATAGAATGGGTGTCTAGGCATGGGGTTGGTCTGTTGGGTATTGGAAAGAgcgattttttttttctttggggTTTGTTGATTTATGCGCGATTTCGTCTAATAAATAACATTTGTTCTATACACTTACATAGGCATTGCATTTCTATGAGAGCTAGCCAAAGACTTGGGGGCGGCttttttaaagttttttGGGCGGCCctttttgaaattcttataccccttttttttagaaTTGCTTGGTTGAGGAAAAGTGTTTCCTGGCTTTGGTTGTGATGCAGCACGCAACGTAGCCAATATCTCTTGGTCTTGCTGTGATGGCTGGAAATAGGGGGAAACCGTAGATGTCGATACAGACGAAATATCACTAGCAACCGTGCTTGTTGATGATGTGTT encodes:
- a CDS encoding ubiquitin carrier protein, putative (Similar to S. cerevisiae UBC13); amino-acid sequence: MPRHPFYKRLLKEYQQICLNKLPGIKLVTNDDNLTEFIFQIKVGNNVLYPDDEQYHLSIKITENYPVDSPQVKFIIHEEDDDDDSIIIIDDDSIEIIPRSVIPIHPHIYSNGHICLNLLGDDWTPACSIESILLSIQSMLSTNDKRERPPDDTSYIKHAPANPKNSKFVYHDDNV